A part of Jiangella alba genomic DNA contains:
- a CDS encoding sulfite exporter TauE/SafE family protein has product MSAIELCLLLLAALAAGSINGAVGSGSLVTLPVLLALGLDPAAAVTTNTIAMVTSALGGTLAYRKELREDRQHIRALRYISVVGGVIGSVLLLTTSSGALDVIVPILIGFALLLVIVQPRLAAMARARAASRAGDNPFGSRGLRVSILGCSIYGGYFAAAQGILLLGALSAFSGRPLNSTNGIKNLLTLTVNVTAATGFTIAYFLGHADVEWLAVAVMAVGATIGGYSGGRLAKALPDWVLRALIIVVAIVALGHELLD; this is encoded by the coding sequence ATGTCCGCAATAGAGCTCTGCCTGCTGCTGCTCGCTGCCCTGGCGGCGGGGTCGATCAACGGCGCCGTCGGCTCCGGTTCCCTCGTCACCCTGCCCGTCCTGCTCGCCCTCGGCCTCGACCCCGCCGCCGCCGTCACCACCAACACCATCGCCATGGTGACGTCCGCGCTCGGCGGCACCCTCGCGTACCGCAAGGAGCTGCGCGAGGACCGCCAGCACATCCGCGCGCTGCGCTACATCTCCGTCGTCGGCGGCGTCATCGGCTCCGTCCTGCTGCTCACCACCAGTTCCGGCGCCCTCGACGTCATCGTGCCGATCCTCATCGGGTTCGCGCTGCTGCTGGTGATCGTGCAGCCCAGGCTCGCGGCCATGGCCCGCGCCCGCGCGGCGTCGCGCGCCGGCGACAACCCGTTCGGCAGCAGGGGCCTGCGCGTCTCGATCCTCGGCTGCTCCATCTACGGCGGCTACTTCGCCGCCGCGCAGGGCATCCTGCTGCTCGGCGCGCTGAGCGCGTTCAGCGGGCGGCCGCTGAACAGCACGAACGGGATCAAGAACCTGCTGACGCTGACGGTCAACGTCACCGCCGCGACCGGCTTCACCATCGCCTACTTCCTCGGCCACGCCGACGTCGAGTGGCTCGCCGTCGCCGTCATGGCCGTCGGGGCCACCATCGGCGGCTACAGCGGCGGCCGCCTGGCCAAGGCCCTGCCCGACTGGGTGCTGCGCGCCCTCATCATCGTGGTCGCCATCGTGGCGCTGGGGCACGAGCTGCTGGACTGA